TCATACCTACCAGCATTCGCGCACCGACCCAAGAGTGATTATTTTTCTGTCCCACAGAAACCAAACAGGAACTCGAAGACCTAATGGCCGATATCAAAAAAACTGCCAACAGAGTAAGAGGGAAGCTCAAGGTAAGCACGGAATACCGTCTTCGAAATCTCAAACCACTAACCGTTCCGTTCCGTTCCTCAGGGTATCGAACAGAACATTGAGCAGGAGGAGCAGACGAACAAGTCCAATGCCGATCTTAGGATACGGAAGACACAGCACTCGGCGCTGTCACGCAAATTCGTCGAGGTGATGACCGAGTACAACCGGACCCAGACTGACTACCGAGAGCGGTGCAAAGGAAGAATACAACGACAATTGGAAATTAGTAAGTGACCCGTGATTTCCTGTCCGTCCCGGGCGAGCTTCTAACTTGTACCGGCGTCGTCGTCGACGACTATGTTCGTTTATCTTTGCAGCGGGTAGAGCGACGACAAACGAAGAGCTGGAGGAGATGTTGGAGCAGGGCAATTCCGCAGTGTTCACGCAAGGGGTAATGTCGCGCCTTCCTGTGACGGCGAAGCACCGTGGACCGGTGTCAGTGTTGAACTAATCTCGTATTTCCCGCTTTTGTTTCTTCCCCATCCACAACCGCGCAGATTATCATGGAAACCCAACAAGCAAAACAAACGCTTGCCGATATCGAAGCACGGCATGCAGATATTATAAAATTGGAGAATTCAATTAGGGAGCTACATGATATGTTCATGGATATGGCGATGCTCGTCGAGAGTCAGGTAAAGTGGAATTCAATTACTATTATGCCTCGGCGACTCCCGGTGAGTCTCTCTGTCTCAAGtccttgatgatgatgacgatgaatTTTGCCGAACGAACCGACCGTGCCACAGATACGTCTTGGTGGCATGCAGCATCCGCATCCAAGGGGGTGGGGAAAGCTGCATGTTGCAAGTTTGTGACTGTCGAACGATCGGTGGCAGAAGCACCATATCACAGCGCACCTCTTACATCGAGGAAACAACTATACCTATAAGTAAATGTAAGACACACAAAATCCATACGACAATCTTCAGCCAGATTACCCCTGTTCTGTATATTCGGAGTAGAACGTGTTGTGTCACAGACATTGGAAGTTAGTGAGTGGGTGCTTCTGAAAAAAAAGCAGCACTCAGCATCAACAACCTACTTTTATCCCAGTTTGTTCAGTAGATCTTACCGATTCTGTGTTCGTGTATGTAGTTCTATAGCATAGCGTGTGTTCACTATATGATGCAATTTCCCTTTCCTCCTGGTCATTTTATCATTATTTCTGCTGATTAGAGTTGTGCGATTTAGAACAGGTGATGTTTGAGTGGGAAGATGCTGGTGGCGCAATTTTTAAGCTATTCACAAGCGGAAACACctgaaaactgttttttttggaaattcatttaaaaactaTCAGTCGGGTgccaatttttttcatacaatttgAACCCACTCTTTTCGAATTTTACAGCGCTTCTAATTCGTCTGACAAAACGAATTGGCATTCCATAGTTCAGTTTCATTTATCTGGATGCAAACCACGTCTGAAACATTCAATTTGTTGATCCTTGCCTGACGGACGGTGCGAAAGTTCGACAGTGGTGCAAGCAGCAACGAATGTTGGCGCTATCCGCCCATAACTGCTTGTTGAGCTGGTGCGAATTATTATTCGCTCCTCTGCCggtttaatttaatttactcGTTATTTATCATCCCGCGTGTTGACCGCGCGCCGCACATTCATTCAAAGTGCGAGATAATAAAAGATGCGCCAGCCGCTCTCCACTCTTCGCCCCACAGATTTCGCACAGATCTAACTGCCTACATCATCGTTTTAAATTGTGTGATCCGACCATTCGTTTCGTTGGTACAGTTTTACTGACCCATTCCTTTATCCAGCATCATTGTCGTTATCGTTGCAGTCATATAGTGAACAGTGTTGTAGTTGCCTCCCTTTTCTTGTTTATGTTGTCAGCCTTATTTGTACCATCAACggagtaattttttttcaaaattttatcgtCGAATTTTGGATAATGTTTTCTAGTAAAATTGGCCTTTCCCGTCATTTTTTCATAGATTCTTTAACTTATTTATTggcaacttttccaaagaaccaAAATTTCTTATGCCTTCAACTGAATTTGAAtgtttaaaactaaaaagttattCCCTTTTTTATTTTGACCTAACCGAATTCCAAATTTCGGTCAATTCTGCTGACCCTTTCACACCGCAgcactttttcattttcattataaAAAAGTTTAGGGTTTTCAAAATATATGGGTTCTTCGGAAATGTTGATCGTAAGTAACTCAAATAATCAACTAAGACAATGAAACGAGATAAAAGCTTTATaccgttttattgtctcagttaTTTTTTTCTTACTTATTTGATCAACATTTCCAAAGGACCTATTTTTTAAAATCTCTattttgaaaaccgaaaatgaaGACTGAAATCACGCTGCACGTATGAATCGTCTTGTATAATTTGTCTGATGTTGgttcaaaatcgggcgaatATTAGGCCACACTTAAAAAACAGTACAGATtcgattttattgtttttgattttaaaaatagttagaggcgtaCAAAAAATATGGGATCTTTGAGAAAGTTGTCCCTAAATAAgttaaagaatcgattgagcaaatcaaataaaaaaatttgcCTGGAAAGGCCAAACGAGTTTTTCAAAGAAAAGGTATTGTGAAAATTCTAAAACGATTCACCTGAACTCCAATTTGAAATACAGACAATTCAATCAAGTACTAGCAAAGGTTTTCAGGGGATTCTTTTAGGTTCTTATTGTATAATTAGGTTTTCCGACTATTTCGCTTCGATTTCTTAATTACTGCAACCCCTTTCGTTTTTAATTATTGCTTGGATTACATTTCCTCCGCTGTTACAATTAGTTTGAAACTGTTCACCTTAAAATGCTTGTCGAGCACTTCCTTAAAACCGTACATCAAACATTATCAAACGACGCAGTTAGTTCCAATACCGTCGAAACTCCCTAAACCGGATCGTTTTCGACGGTGTTGTTCGATTACAGCTGACTCCGATCCCAGGATCGAGCCATATGCAACACAGAAGTGACCTCCCGTCCCTGATGGGGAAAGCGGGGTCCAAGGACTTTGCGTTGATCCTCAAGCGCTACTTTGGAGGCTTACTACATCGTTCGACGACGCTACCTGTTGGCTCCACGCACACCAAGCCAAAGCCAGCTCCTCACAGCTCCAGCGAATAATCGAAGACGACGGCCAGGAAGAAAGCTTGGTGTAGCACAGGTAGCACCGACCGCCAACGAAAGCTAACGCCCGAGCAGAATCGACGGAATGTTCTCTCTGTCTGTGTGCGTGTGTTGTCGTCCTATACCCTCTCTGTCACTCTTTCACTGTCTCTGTCTGTTGATGTACCGTGCCTATACCTGATAACTGGATCGTGAATAAGTTGCTGTGTTGCTGCCAGGCCAGTTTTGTAAACATCCAGAGTAAGAACCACACTGACTAATGATGATGTAACGCCTCGTGATTGTAGTTCTGTATTTGTCTGTCCTATTCTTTCAAACTATTGTAACTACCTACGTGTAAGAGCAACGTGTTTGACCTAATGGCCATGTTTCTTGACTATGTGTCTGTCTCCTTTCCGAATTGTTGCTGACAGCAAATGATACACTGCAATGACCTGTATTTCACAAAAGTTATGATTGGGATTACTATTCTATGTTCCCCGCTCCACTGTAAACTGTGACTGTAACGTTTCCTGCTTATTTGTTTGGCTACGCGTTTCGAGAAACCATTCGAGCGCAAACTTCCAAACGTGAGCTTATGTGTAGGTTTCGGACAGCGTCGACGTGTCGTAGAATGATGAAACTTAGTGCCTGGATGTTTTGAGGGTTTAGGTACATATTGTCAAACTATTATATCTATATTTCGCGAAACagtgttttcaaatttgtattaCATTTAACCATtttgaattgaatggaattattGTATTCAAAGATCAATCAAACATGCAATGGGGAACCAATAGTTGGAGCTTGGGATTAAGCGCTCAACGTCAGTGTGCACAGATATTGAAGAATCAATAATGGCGCGGGTCAATTCCTTACGGATTTTTAAGGAGTGCGGGGCGAAATTCTTTATTACCTGATGAGACCAAGATCAGTTATGAACAGTAGTGTCAGGAGGTACATTTTTAGTAGAGACGAgatagaatttggattggaaagTGATATGATCCATGCAGCCATAATGATTAAAACAGACAATGTAACTACTCGGCCGGGTTGCGAAGGCTGACGGAGGTCCTTCAAagctgtatttaaaaaaaaaaaacctgtcaGGCGAACTTCCaatacattgaaaaaaatcgaggTTTTAAAATTGTAATCGTTTTTCTCGATATTTTATAGAcctgatcttatctactacaCATCCCAATATCTGTAACTGTATCAGTAATATCTGTAACTGTATTTGTAACAGATCTGGCCGCCATGAAATGTACTCGGAACATCGACAATTCCGTTCCGATTGACcacttttgcaaaaaaaaacaaatatggtTTGCTGAGCATCATTTGAGATATATGAGATATATCCTGGTGTTATTTCATAGATTTATCCAGCAACTCTTTGGAAAGTCTTCTAGACATTTTTctgtaaatattttaaaaaatctataggaaaaacctccaggaattaataaaaacattcttcaggcATACATTCATTATACAGAAATACAGAAATCCTCTAGATATTCCATCAAAAAccattccaggaattcattttaaaattccgaCATGACTTCCTTTGGTAAATCCTTCGCAAATGAATTCAGAAACTTCTTCAGACCCTCTTAAagaagtttttccaaattttacttCCCACAAATTCCCTTGGGAATTTTTATGGGACAACCTAAGTAAGTTACgtaaagaattctttcggaaatttgatCAGAAATACTTCTAGGGATTATTAAGGGAATTCTCCCAAAAATTCTACAGAcattatttcagaaattatttaattattttttatagaaatcgcTACATGAATAATTCcgttaattttgaaatttatccaGTAGTTCATTTGGAATTTTCTCTAGAAAATTCTAGGACCAAGCTCTAGGAGTATTCGAACGAATTACAAAAGGTATTTCCAaagttttgtaaaaaaatgttcgaaacccaaaatcaaaaaaaaaaatcagaggatttttcgaagaaacttcctgagaaatttacAAGGacttttccgaaggtattcctggaagaatgtGCAATGGAATTACGGGGGgattttttgataattatttggaactcctggaggagccccGAAAGTATTTTTAGAAGAATATACAAATGAACTattgaaggattttcagaaggaggattttcaaatagtttttctaaaggaatttctgagagaattgctaaaagaatttccgaaggagtttctaaaaaaattcttttaggaacttccggatgaatcccTGAAGcgtttttcgaaggaatttacaTTGAAATGTCAAATGGATGTTTCTAAAAAGAtttctcaaggatttttttttcgggatttcGGATTGgcgaaaaattatttttacgaacaattttggcgtaaacaaataaatttgagGGACAATATTCAGTTTAGTGGGTTGCGTGCATCATTGTGTCCCAGTTAAACTCCGCCAGTATATTTTTTCTAAGTAATGATGTACACGtaataaaatgtttaataaatgtttgAGTTGCGTTATGAATTGTGCAGTCAAGAATCCAGACGACTGGATGTGCTTGAGCCTTGAAAGTAATTACGTTTATGGCAGCGCACTATTATTATCTCTCTCTATGTTGAAGAGGGTACGGCAATTCAATATGATCCTTCGTCCTTCGAGATGGATTATTGGGAAACTATacggttcgaaggaccaaatgTTGGGTAGCTGGCTTGCCTTCTTCGTTTTCAATCAGTGGGACCATCCTTCACTGACTCCGACTGGTTCAGGAAGAATCCTAAATGTCACAAAGATTGTACACACGGCTGTTTAAACTTAGCTTCAGGATTAGAACACAAGAGCAAGAGTGTTATTCAAGAATTTAAATAGGATGTTCGATAtcactgaatgaatttgttatttgcaacaagtttcatggATCATACacaagaattattttcaatgtgaTTCTTTATTGGACTTTAGGCAGTGGTAATCCGGTCAATGATCGATCAATGATCGATCAGAAATAAATCAAGGAAAGGGGGAGGGAGGAGTATCAGCGTGGAAATTTATCTCTCTTCCCTTTCTCTTCAAATGGAAGCTTGACAGAAGTTCGTTCGATTCAAATCGTAACGAAAGTTGTCCACGGCTCGCTTTTTAAAATCCActtctatatatttttttaaaatttctgtcGTATCTAaatggaactatcaattctatactttcgcctctaattctataaTGAAAATGTACAtctgagtttggaagatgatgtaTATTTGTATTTCTACATCTTTGTAAAATGCGGTTAATCTTATGCAGAAGTAATTCCATAAATCAAAGAGATTCGAATGTTGTTTGTCTGaaattaataaattgaaaacaataaaatttcattttttttagaattttaaaaacattctttaataaatgcatggattgagttttgattttttcatttaaaaaataattattattatctcctcttgacctttcggagaccaataGGACATAACTTCCAATGAATATTTGTAATGGTCTTTCCCTCTAAATAGAAACCCATATATCAGAAACTTACATATGTATTGTTTACTCTACTTGAACTAAATTTGAAACCACACCAATTGAAACT
The window above is part of the Armigeres subalbatus isolate Guangzhou_Male unplaced genomic scaffold, GZ_Asu_2 Contig515, whole genome shotgun sequence genome. Proteins encoded here:
- the LOC134204300 gene encoding syntaxin-1A isoform X3, translating into MFGKPQAQSDDEDMPEDVAVPVEGSFMEDFFNEVEEIRIMIDKIQANVEEVKKKHSAILSAPQSDEKTKQELEDLMADIKKTANRVRGKLKGIEQNIEQEEQTNKSNADLRIRKTQHSALSRKFVEVMTEYNRTQTDYRERCKGRIQRQLEITGRATTNEELEEMLEQGNSAVFTQGIIMETQQAKQTLADIEARHADIIKLENSIRELHDMFMDMAMLVESQGDLVDRIEYHVEQSGTMWHKVNRNWFRRTSTCPKQERRRS
- the LOC134204300 gene encoding syntaxin-1A isoform X2, which gives rise to MFGKPQAQSDDEDMPEDVAVPVEGSFMEDFFNEVEEIRIMIDKIQANVEEVKKKHSAILSAPQSDEKTKQELEDLMADIKKTANRVRGKLKGIEQNIEQEEQTNKSNADLRIRKTQHSALSRKFVEVMTEYNRTQTDYRERCKGRIQRQLEITGRATTNEELEEMLEQGNSAVFTQGIIMETQQAKQTLADIEARHADIIKLENSIRELHDMFMDMAMLVESQGEMIDRIEYHVEHAMDYVQTATQDTKKALKYQSKARRKAVLIAICVAITLIILIVFLAIYLT
- the LOC134204300 gene encoding syntaxin-1A isoform X1, yielding MFGKPQAQSDDEDMPEDVAVPVEGSFMEDFFNEVEEIRIMIDKIQANVEEVKKKHSAILSAPQSDEKTKQELEDLMADIKKTANRVRGKLKGIEQNIEQEEQTNKSNADLRIRKTQHSALSRKFVEVMTEYNRTQTDYRERCKGRIQRQLEITGRATTNEELEEMLEQGNSAVFTQGIIMETQQAKQTLADIEARHADIIKLENSIRELHDMFMDMAMLVESQGEMIDRIEYHVEHAMDYVQTATQDTKKALKYQSKARRKKIMILICLTVLGLIAASYVSSYFM
- the LOC134204300 gene encoding syntaxin-1A isoform X4 encodes the protein MFGKPQAQSDDEDMPEDVAVPVEGSFMEDFFNEVEEIRIMIDKIQANVEEVKKKHSAILSAPQSDEKTKQELEDLMADIKKTANRVRGKLKGIEQNIEQEEQTNKSNADLRIRKTQHSALSRKFVEVMTEYNRTQTDYRERCKGRIQRQLEITGRATTNEELEEMLEQGNSAVFTQGIIMETQQAKQTLADIEARHADIIKLENSIRELHDMFMDMAMLVESQGDLVDRIEYHVEQSGTMWHKVNRNWFRRTSTCPKQER